A single window of Camelus ferus isolate YT-003-E chromosome 7, BCGSAC_Cfer_1.0, whole genome shotgun sequence DNA harbors:
- the TRIL gene encoding TLR4 interactor with leucine rich repeats — translation MEAARAVRFLLVVCGCLALPPRAQLVCPERCDCQHPQHLLCTNRGLRAVPKTSLLPSPQDVLTYSLGGNFITNITAFDFHRLGQLRRLDLQYNQIRSLHPKTFEKLSRLEELYLGNNLLQALAPGTLAPLRKLRILYANGNEIGRLSRGSFEGLESLVKLRLDGNALGALPDAVFAPLGNLLYLHLEANRIRFLGKNAFAHLGKLRFLNLSANELQPSLRHAATFAPLRSLSTLILSANSLQHLGPRVFQHLPRLGLLSLRGNQLTHLAPEAFWGLEALRELRLEGNRLSQLPVALLEPLHSLEALDLSGNELSALHPTIFGHLGRLRELSLRDNALSALSGDIFAASPALYRLDLDGNGWTCDCRLRGLKRWMGDWHSQGRLLTVFVQCRHPPALRGKYLDYLDDQQLQNESCADPSPSVSPTADGKRRPLPTAPGEKVALPAGALAEELPPQPQLQPQQRGRFLPGIAWDGAARELLGNRSALRLSRRGPGLQQPGSNAAASASPASHPLELLEKPERGRLTPSVPAHAEPTPTAELGSESAGDLWQHAAKQRLAAQQQESAAQSDGGVGLPPLVSDPCDFNKFILCNLTVEAVGADSASVRWAVREHRSPRPLGGARFRLLFDRFGQQPKFHRFVYLPERSDSATLRELRGDTPYLVCVEGVLGGRVCPVAPRDHCAGLVTLPEPGSRSSVDYQLLTLALLAVNALLVLLALAVWASRWLRRKLRARRKGGAPVHVRHMYSTRRPLRSMGTGVSADFSGFQSHRPRTAVCALSEADLIEFPCDRFMDSGGGGAGGSLRREDHLLQRFAD, via the coding sequence ATGGAGGCTGCCCGCGCCGTGCGCTTCCTGCTCGTGGTGTGCGGCTGCCTCGCGCTCCCGCCGAGGGCCCAGCTGGTGTGCCCGGAGCGCTGCGACTGCCagcacccccagcacctcctgtgCACCAACAGGGGGCTCCGCGCCGTGCCCAAGACTAGCTTGCTCCCGAGTCCGCAGGACGTGCTCACCTACAGCCTCGGCGGCAACTTCATAACCAACATCACGGCCTTCGACTTCCACCGCCTGGGGCAGCTCAGACGGCTGGACCTGCAGTACAACCAGATCCGCTCCCTACACCCCAAGACCTTCGAGAAGCTCTCGCGGCTGGAGGAGCTCTACCTGGGCAACAATCTCCTGCAGGCGCTCGCCCCGGGCACCCTGGCACCGCTGCGCAAACTGCGCATCCTTTACGCCAACGGGAACGAGATTGGCCGCCTCAGCCGCGGCTCCTTCGAGGGCCTGGAGAGTCTAGTCAAATTGCGGCTGGACGGGAACGCCCTGGGGGCGCTTCCGGATGCCGTCTTTGCCCCCTTGGGCAACTTGCTCTACCTACATCTGGAGGCCAACCGGATCCGCTTTCTGGGCAAGAACGCCTTCGCCCACCTGGGGAAGCTGCGCTTCCTCAACCTCTCTGCCAACGAGCTGCAGCCCTCCTTACGCCACGCAGCCACCTTCGCACCGCTGcgctccctctccaccctcatCCTTTCAGCCAACAGCCTGCAGCACCTCGGGCCGCGCGTCTTCCAGCACCTGCCGCGCCTCGGCCTACTTTCGCTCAGGGGCAATCAGCTCACGCACCTCGCACCCGAGGCCTTTTGGGGGTTGGAGGCCCTGCGCGAGCTGCGCCTGGAAGGCAATCGGTTGAGCCAACTGCCCGTGGCGCTGCTGGAGCCTCTGCACAGCCTGGAGGCGCTGGACCTGAGCGGCAACGAGCTGTCGGCTCTGCACCCCACTATCTTTGGCCACCTGGGCCGGCTGCGCGAGCTCAGCTTGCGCGACAACGCGCTCAGCGCCCTTTCCGGGGACATCTTCGCGGCCAGCCCGGCCCTCTACCGACTGGATCTAGACGGCAACGGCTGGACCTGCGACTGCCGGCTGCGGGGCCTGAAGCGCTGGATGGGCGACTGGCACTCGCAGGGCCGGCTCCTCACCGTTTTCGTACAGTGTCGCCACCCTCCGGCCTTGCGGGGCAAGTACCTGGATTACCTGGATGACCAGCAACTGCAGAACGAATCTTGCGCAGATCCCTCTCCCTCGGTTTCCCCAACTGCCGATGGCAAGCGGCGGCCCCTACCCACAGCCCCAGGGGAGAAGGTGGCGCTCCCAGCAGGTGCCCTCGCGGAGGAACTGCCGCCTCAGCCGCAGCTACAGCCACAGCAACGGGGTCGATTTCTGCCAGGGATTGCCTGGGATGGGGCCGCCAGGGAGCTCTTGGGTAACCGCAGCGCCCTAAGGTTGAGCCGGCGCGGCCCTGGCCTCCAGCAGCCGGGCTCCAACGCCGCTGCTTCCGCCAGCCCGGCGTCACACCCCCTAGAGCTGCTCGAGAAGCCTGAGCGGGGACGTCTGACTCCGTCAGTTCCCGCCCACGCGGAGCCTACCCCGACGGCCGAGCTCGGCTCTGAGTCAGCCGGCGACCTCTGGCAGCACGCAGCAAAGCAGCGCCTGGCCGCGCAGCAGCAGGAGAGCGCCGCCCAATCCGACGGCGGGGTCGGCCTGCCGCCGCTGGTGTCCGACCCGTGTGACTTCAACAAGTTCATCCTGTGCAACCTGACGGTAGAGGCAGTGGGCGCCGACAGCGCCTCGGTGCGCTGGGCGGTGCGTGAGCACCGCAGCCCCAGGCCGCTGGGCGGCGCGCGCTTCCGCCTGCTCTTCGACCGCTTTGGCCAGCAGCCTAAGTTCCACCGCTTCGTCTACCTGCCAGAGCGCAGCGACTCGGCCACGCTGCGCGAACTACGCGGAGACACCCCCTACCTGGTGTGCGTGGAGGGAGTGCTCGGTGGCCGGGTCTGCCCGGTGGCTCCCCGGGACCACTGCGCCGGGCTGGTTACCCTGCCGGAGCCTGGGAGCCGGAGCAGCGTCGACTACCAACTGCTGACCTTAGCCCTGCTGGCCGTCAACGCGCTGCTGGTGCTCCTGGCCTTGGCGGTCTGGGCGTCGCGCTGGCTGCGGAGGAAGCTGCGGGCCAGGCGGAAGGGCGGGGCCCCAGTCCACGTTCGCCACATGTACTCTACCCGACGGCCCCTGCGCTCCATGGGCACCGGCGTGTCAGCCGACTTCTCGGGATTCCAGTCGCACCGGCCGCGCACCGCCGTGTGCGCGCTCAGCGAGGCGGACCTCATCGAGTTCCCGTGCGACCGCTTCATGGACAgcgggggcggcggcgcgggcggcaGCTTGAGGCGGGAGGACCACCTCCTTCAGCGATTTGCTGACTAG